GCCGACGAGCCCGTCCTCCTTGCGGTCTTCCGGCACGTAGGCGACGCCGGCCCGCAGCCGGGCGCGCGGCGCCGCGTGGGTGAGGTCGCGGCCGTTGAGCGTGACCGAGCCGGCCGCCGTCGGGCGCAGCCCCATCAGCGCCTCGCACAGCTCGGTCTGCCCGTTGCCCTGGACCCCGGCGATGCCGAGGATCTCCCCCGCCCGGACCTGGAAGGACAGCCCGTTCACGGGCAGCCCGTGCTCGCCCGCGACGGTCAGCTCCGCGACGTCGAGCACGACGTCGCCCGGCTGGGCGGGCTCCTTGCTGACCCGCAGCTGCACGTCGCGCCCGACCATCAGCGACGCCAGGTCGTCCTCGGTCGCGGGCGGCGTGCGCTGGCCGACGACCTTGCCCCGGCGGAGCACGGTGATCGTGTCGGCGATCGCCTGGACTTCCTTGAGCTTGTGCGAGATGAAGATGATCGAGGTGCCGCCGTCCCGCAGCTGCCCGATGATGCGGAACAGCTCGTCGGTCTCGGCCGGCGTCAGCACCGCCGTCGGCTCGTCCAGGATCAGCACGTTGGCCTGCCGGACGAGCGCCTTGACGATCTCGACCCGCTGCTGCAGGCCGACCGGCAGGTCCTCGATCAGCGCGTCGGGGTCGACGTCGAGGCCGTAGCGGTGCGACAGCTCCCGCACCTCGGCCCGGGTCTTGCGCCGGTCGAGCAGGCCGGCCGGGCCGGCCTGCTCGATGCCGAGCGTGACATTCTCCGCGACCGTGAACACCGGCACCAGCATGAAGTGCTGGTGCACCATGCCGATGCCGGCCTCGATCGCGTCCTTCGGCGAGCGGAAGCTCACCGCCTTGCCATCTATGTGGATCTCGCCCTGATCGGGCTGGGTCAGCCCGAACAGGACGTTCATCAGGGTGGTCTTCCCCGCTCCGTTCTCGCCGAGCAGGGCGTGAACCTGCCCAGGGGCAACGGAAAGGCTGATCCCGTCGTTGGCGACGAGGGGGCCAAACCGTTTGGTGATGCCCCTGAGCTCAAGTTCCACGTATGATCGACCGCTCCTTAGACCGGGCTCTTGGTCGGCGTCTGGATCGACCCGTTCTCGATGCCGGTTTCGATCGTCTTGAGCTCGGACTGCAGCGCGGCCGGGACCGTGCCGGAGAAGTCGTGGAACGGCGACAG
The genomic region above belongs to Mycobacteriales bacterium and contains:
- a CDS encoding ABC transporter ATP-binding protein: MELELRGITKRFGPLVANDGISLSVAPGQVHALLGENGAGKTTLMNVLFGLTQPDQGEIHIDGKAVSFRSPKDAIEAGIGMVHQHFMLVPVFTVAENVTLGIEQAGPAGLLDRRKTRAEVRELSHRYGLDVDPDALIEDLPVGLQQRVEIVKALVRQANVLILDEPTAVLTPAETDELFRIIGQLRDGGTSIIFISHKLKEVQAIADTITVLRRGKVVGQRTPPATEDDLASLMVGRDVQLRVSKEPAQPGDVVLDVAELTVAGEHGLPVNGLSFQVRAGEILGIAGVQGNGQTELCEALMGLRPTAAGSVTLNGRDLTHAAPRARLRAGVAYVPEDRKEDGLVGSFSVAENLILDTYNRPPFASGVNLKLPAIRANATALIEEFDVRTGSPATPAGTLSGGNQQKVILAREVGREHKVLIASQPTRGLDVGSIEFVHRRIVEQRDHGVAVIIVSSELDEIYALSDRIAVMYEGKITGFRDPDVSTAELGRLMAGGADGGHALALG